One window of Papaver somniferum cultivar HN1 chromosome 9, ASM357369v1, whole genome shotgun sequence genomic DNA carries:
- the LOC113310691 gene encoding pheophytinase, chloroplastic-like yields the protein MMELLSVYYTEPCLLFPSSSSSCCNLNMRFVSTNSKSSRTKQFVRFKKTRLVCSSMSSSSRRDSLQGETSGSLASSDQYVNCLGEGYTTNYVVGRGVESSTIDDSVKKILIPGLPPQDLNGDSGSTITSCFWEWKPKLTVHYEKSGTENVDAPALLLLPGFGVGSFHYEKQLKDLGRQYRVYALDFLGQGMSLPAEDPTPSAKGGEDTSAEGKDSAMWGFGEQTEPWANELVYSMDLWKDQVTHFIEEVIGEPVYVVGNSLGGYVSLYFAACNPELVKGVTLLNATPFWAFLPNPITSPRLARIFPWAGTFPLPVGVRNFISFLWQKISDPRSIAEILKQVYADHSTDVDTVFSRIIKTTEHPAAAASFASIMFAPKAQISFDEALSRCKLNDVPICLMYGKEDPWVMPIWGSQVKRKVPEAPYYQITPAGHCPHDEVPEVVNYLLRGWVRSLESQGSVAMPLLDDPESVDYGVSRDLEFVREGSQRAVIVRVVGTKSSIWNQISTFIKSHIVKFRVNEIR from the exons ATGATGGAGCTGTTGTCAGTTTATTATACTGAACCATGTTTGTTATTccctagtagtagtagtagttgtTGTAATTTAAACATGAGATTTGTCTCCACAAACTCTAAATCGAGCCGAACGAAACAATTCGTTAGATTTAAAAAGACAcggttagtttgtagtagtatGTCCAGCTCCTCAAGAAGGGATTCACTGCAAGGGGAAACATCTGGATCACTTGCAAGCTCGGATCAATATGTGAATTGCTTAGGTGAAGGCTACACTACTAATTATGTTGTTGGCCGCGGAGTAGAAAGCAGCACAATTGATGATTCTGTTAAAAAGATATTGATTCCGGGTCTGCCACCGCAAGATTTGAACGGAGACTCAGGTTCGACAATTACTAGTTGTTTCTGGGAGTGGAAGCCGAAACTTACTGTGCATTACGAGAAATCGGGGACGGAAAACGTGGATGCGCCGGCTTTGCTTTTGCTGCCTGGTTTCGGTGTAGGGTCATTTCACTATGAGAAGCAACTCAAGGATCTTGGCCGGCAATATAGAGTGTATGCTTTGGATTTTCTTGGGCAAGGAATGTCATTACCAGCTGAAGATCCAACTCCTTCGGCTAAGGGTGGAGAAGATACTTCAGCTGAAGGAAAGGACTCGGCGATGTGGGGCTTTGGAGAACAAACGGAGCCGTGGGCTAATGAGCTGGTTTATTCAATGGATTTATGGAAGGACCAGGTTACACATTTCATAGAGGAG GTTATTGGGGAGCCTGTTTACGTCGTAGGCAACTCACTTGGAGGATATGTTTCACTATACTTTGCAGCATGTAATCCTGAATTAGTTAAGGGTGTCACATTGCTTAATGCAACACCGTTCTGGGCGTTTCTTCCTAATCCTATTACTTCCCCAAGACTAGCAAGAATTTTTCCCTGGGCCGGCACATTTCCTCTGCCTGTTGGTGTGAGAAACTTCATAAGCTTCCT TTGGCAAAAGATAAGTGATCCTAGAAGTATTGCAGAGATTCTGAAGCAAGTATATGCTGATCATTCAACGGATGTTGACACAGTTTTTTCTCGTATAATTAAGACAACCGAACATCCAGCAGCTGCTGCATCCTTTGCTTCAATCATGTTTGCTCCTAAGGCACAAATTTCATTTGACGAAGCTTTATCTAG GTGTAAACTGAATGATGTACCTATATGCCTAATGTATGGGAAAGAGGACCCTTGGGTAATGCCTATTTGGGGGTCTCAGGTGAAAAGAAAGGTACCTGAAGCTCCTTATTATCAAATCACCCCGGCTGGTCACTGCCCTCATGATGAAGTTCCCGAG GTTGTAAACTACTTACTACGTGGTTGGGTCAGATCCTTAGAGTCTCAAGGCTCTGTTGCAATGCCTCTTCTGGATGACCCCGAGTCTGTTGATTATGGTGTTTCCAGAGACTTGGAATTTGTCAGAGAAGGATCACAAAGAGCAGTGATTGTACGCGTGGTTGGAACCAAATCGTCTATTTGGAACCAGATAAGTACATTTATCAAGTCTCACATTGTAAAATTTCGTGTTAACGAAATTAGATAG
- the LOC113314374 gene encoding mitochondrial outer membrane protein porin of 34 kDa-like, with protein MRVMLVINHISECFDWKQLELQYQHEYNNISNSIGLTENPMVNFSGVVGTPLLALGTDLSYDIASGNLTKCNAGVRFANADLIAAVTLCAPCFLLSMCVFFFNASYCHVESPLTYTNVGAKLAHSFSTNENTLTIGTQKALDQLTSVKARINNHGKASALIQHEWRPRSLFTVLINQLTVN; from the exons ATGAGGGTTATGTTAGTGATTAATCACATCTCTGAGTGTTTTGACTGGAAACAACTCGAGCTTCAGTATCAACATGAGTACAACAACATCAGTAATAGCATTGGCTTGACAGAAAACCCCATGGTCAATTTCTCTGGAGTTGTTGGAACACCCCTTCTTGCTCTTGGTACTGATCTTTCTTACGACATTGCATCCGGTAACCTCACCAAATGCAATGCTGGAGTGAGGTTCGCAAATGCTGACCTGATTGCTGCTGTCACTTTGTGT gctccttgttttcttttgtcgatgtgtgtgttttttttcaaTGCTTCTTACTGCCACGTTGAGAGTCCCTTGACCTATACAAATGTTGGTGCCAAGCTTGCCCATAGTTTCAGTACAAATGAGAACACCTTGACCATTGGTACCCAGAAAGCTTTGGACCAATTGACTTCTGTCAAGGCTAGGATCAACAACCATGGTAAGGCAAGCGCTCTTATCCAGCACGAGTGGAGGCCAAGGTCCCTCTTCACCGTCTTAATTAACCAACTGACGGTGAATTAG